The genomic region GATCGACCGGCGGCTGCGCCTCGGCCGGCCGGCGACCGCGCCACCAGACGACGACGAGGACGAGCTGGCGCTTGCCGGCATTCCGGAAGGAGACCGCCGATGAGCATCGCGACGACAACCTCGGTCAGCCTCGACGCGCGGGACGTACACCTCGCCTTCGGGCCCACCCGGGTGCTGCGCGGCGTCGACCTGACAGTGCCGCGCGGTGCGACGGCCTGCGTGATCGGGCCCTCCGGTTCGGGCAAGTCCACTCTGCTGCGTACCCTCAACCGGCTCATCGAGCCGGACCGCGGCGACGTGCTGCTGGACGGGCGCAGCGTGCTGGGCGACGACCCGGACGCGCTGCGGCAGCGGGTGGGAATGGTCTTCCAACAGTTCAACCTCTTTCCGCACATGAGCGTGCTGCGCAACATCACCCTCGCACTGCGCCGGCTGCGCAAGCTCAGCGAGGACGAGGCGGTCGCGGTCGCCCGCGCCCAGTTGGAGCTTGTCGGGTTGGCCGGAAAGGCCGACGCCCGGCCGACGCAACTCTCCGGCGGCCAGCAGCAGCGCGTGGCGATCGCCCGGGCGCTGGCCCTGCGCCCCGAGGTGATGCTTTTCGACGAGGCCACCTCGGCGCTCGACCCCGAGCTGGTGAAGGGCGTACTCGGCGTGATGGCCGACCTCTCCGCCGGCGGAATGACGATGGTGGTGGTCACCCACGAGATGGGCTTCGCCCGGCAGGTCGCCGACACCGTCGCCTTCATGGACCGGGGCGTGGTGCTGGAGGCCGGCCCACCGGAGAGGATCTTCGAGGGGGCCGAGCATCCACGGCTGCGCCGGTTCCTCGACCAGGTGCTCTGAGCCGCGCTCGACCAGGTGCTCTGAGCCGCGCCCCGCAGGGCAGCGTCAGTCCTCGGGGCCGCGCCCCAGCAGCCGGATCTCCTCGTTGTCGAGCGTGGCCTGCAACTCAAGCAGCACGAGGTCGTCGATCTCCCGCCTGTCGCGCATTCGGGTGACCTCGCGCCGCTTGTGGG from Micromonospora profundi harbors:
- a CDS encoding amino acid ABC transporter ATP-binding protein; translation: MATTTSVSLDARDVHLAFGPTRVLRGVDLTVPRGATACVIGPSGSGKSTLLRTLNRLIEPDRGDVLLDGRSVLGDDPDALRQRVGMVFQQFNLFPHMSVLRNITLALRRLRKLSEDEAVAVARAQLELVGLAGKADARPTQLSGGQQQRVAIARALALRPEVMLFDEATSALDPELVKGVLGVMADLSAGGMTMVVVTHEMGFARQVADTVAFMDRGVVLEAGPPERIFEGAEHPRLRRFLDQVL